In Amycolatopsis sp. EV170708-02-1, the following are encoded in one genomic region:
- a CDS encoding ABC transporter permease — protein MRLSRTTKYLLLAALVLGLGVIYFPLLVVLLNSFNADTTFGWPPSSFTLEWWGRAAENEGALNALWTSVQAGLAATAIALVLGTMAAFALQKYRFFGRNQVSLLIILPIALPGIVTGIALNNAFRTILGIDLGLFTAIVAHATFCIVVVFNNVVARLRRMGGNLEEASMDLGADGLTTFRLVTFPMLRSALLAGGLLAFALSFDEIIVTTFTLGTGLETLPIWILNNLFRPNQAPIVNVVAAVLILASTVPVYLAQRLSGDTTSGGRL, from the coding sequence ATGCGGCTTTCCCGGACGACCAAATACCTTTTGCTCGCGGCGCTCGTGCTCGGCCTCGGCGTCATCTACTTCCCGCTGCTGGTGGTCCTGCTCAATTCCTTCAACGCGGACACCACCTTCGGCTGGCCGCCGTCGAGCTTCACCCTCGAATGGTGGGGCCGGGCCGCGGAGAACGAAGGCGCGTTGAACGCGCTGTGGACGAGTGTCCAAGCAGGACTCGCGGCCACCGCGATCGCCTTGGTGCTCGGCACGATGGCGGCGTTCGCACTCCAGAAGTACCGTTTCTTCGGCCGCAACCAGGTGTCGCTGCTGATCATCCTGCCGATCGCGCTGCCCGGTATCGTCACCGGTATCGCGCTGAACAACGCCTTCCGCACGATCCTCGGCATCGATCTCGGCCTGTTCACCGCGATCGTCGCGCACGCGACGTTCTGCATCGTGGTGGTGTTCAACAACGTCGTCGCCCGCCTGCGGCGCATGGGCGGCAACCTCGAAGAGGCGTCGATGGACCTCGGCGCCGACGGGCTCACGACGTTCCGGCTGGTGACCTTCCCGATGCTGCGTTCGGCCCTGCTGGCCGGCGGCCTGCTCGCCTTCGCGCTGTCGTTCGACGAAATCATCGTCACGACGTTCACCCTCGGGACCGGCCTGGAGACCCTGCCGATCTGGATCCTGAACAACCTGTTCCGGCCGAACCAGGCCCCGATCGTCAACGTCGTGGCCGCGGTGCTGATCCTGGCCTCGACGGTGCCGGTCTATCTGGCGCAACGCCTTTCCGGCGACACGACGTCGGGCGGACGGCTGTAG